The following are encoded together in the Deltaproteobacteria bacterium genome:
- a CDS encoding cysteine desulfurase has product MSRSRARTREEVIYLDHAASTPLDVRVSDAMVEAEQAFYANPHNRSHAPGRAAAQAVEHAAHKVADALGAAPDEILFTSGGTEANNLALLGAARARPERGHLVTCATEHASVLEVCRHLAAEEGFLVTVLPVDARGHVELAALEAALRPNTLAVSLMWVNNETGALHNVAAIAHLTSARGVLFHCDATQAVGRLPVDMRHAGVDLLTLSGHKIGGPQGIGALYVRRGTPLAPCFFGGGQQRGLRPGTLPVPLVVGLGEACELARNDQAVTAAYLSVLTGRLRDGLTKAIPGTEILTSADDAAPGLLSVAFPDVEAEALLARVPDLALSSGAACSQGHARISHVIEALGVPLELRASVVRFSLGKTTKAIELTQAIGRLQQEVAFLRSLTAAAKHPPLFA; this is encoded by the coding sequence GTGAGCCGAAGCCGCGCCCGCACTCGCGAGGAGGTCATCTACCTCGACCACGCCGCGAGCACGCCGCTCGACGTGCGCGTGAGCGATGCGATGGTCGAGGCCGAGCAGGCCTTCTACGCCAACCCCCACAATCGCAGCCACGCCCCGGGGCGCGCCGCCGCACAAGCGGTCGAGCACGCCGCGCACAAGGTGGCCGACGCGCTCGGCGCCGCCCCCGACGAGATCCTCTTCACCAGCGGCGGCACCGAAGCCAACAACCTCGCCCTCCTCGGCGCAGCCCGCGCTCGCCCCGAGCGAGGACACCTCGTGACCTGCGCCACCGAGCACGCCTCGGTGCTCGAGGTCTGCCGCCACCTCGCCGCCGAAGAGGGCTTCCTCGTCACCGTCCTCCCCGTGGATGCCCGCGGCCACGTCGAGCTCGCCGCCCTCGAGGCCGCGCTCCGGCCCAACACCCTCGCCGTCTCGCTCATGTGGGTGAACAATGAGACCGGCGCGCTCCACAACGTCGCCGCCATCGCGCACCTCACCAGCGCCCGAGGGGTGCTCTTCCACTGCGACGCCACGCAAGCCGTCGGCCGCCTCCCCGTCGATATGCGCCACGCGGGCGTCGACCTGCTCACCCTCTCAGGGCACAAGATCGGCGGCCCACAGGGCATCGGCGCGCTCTACGTCCGACGGGGCACCCCGCTCGCCCCGTGCTTCTTCGGCGGCGGGCAGCAGCGCGGCCTGCGCCCCGGAACGCTGCCCGTTCCGCTCGTGGTCGGCCTCGGCGAGGCCTGTGAGCTGGCGCGAAACGACCAGGCCGTCACCGCAGCCTATCTCTCCGTCCTTACCGGGCGGCTGCGCGACGGGCTCACGAAGGCCATCCCGGGCACCGAGATCCTCACCTCCGCCGACGACGCCGCCCCCGGACTCCTGAGCGTGGCCTTCCCCGACGTGGAGGCCGAAGCGCTCCTCGCCCGCGTGCCCGACCTCGCGCTCTCCTCGGGAGCCGCCTGCAGCCAGGGCCACGCCCGCATCAGCCACGTCATCGAAGCGCTCGGCGTACCGCTCGAACTTCGCGCGTCCGTCGTGCGCTTCTCGCTCGGCAAGACCACCAAGGCCATCGAGCTGACCCAGGCCATCGGCCGGCTGCAGCAGGAGGTCGCGTTCCTCCGTTCCCTGACCGCGGCCGCGAAACACCCCCCGCTGTTCGCCTGA